From a region of the Pecten maximus chromosome 18, xPecMax1.1, whole genome shotgun sequence genome:
- the LOC117316869 gene encoding neurofascin-like isoform X2 — protein sequence MFSIYLLLLGSSVLLSNAQLVQPPSMKSTFQQTYYLADHGKVEFSVACKASGNPTYRWEVDGITIHNHMFRNLYSNGSLFISVSNDTFSPYGVYQCFANNSAGSAMSIKFTLTKPRLTGFPTSPTVDLPRANEYDYQRIKCNSRPTCKPDWACSTEWKIGTGTENSIDSTGPRVALDGEGTLHFLYLLRTDQLQSGLYYGCGVWNQVMSLLTKGSHTTLSITSVDNPGLKDMELKYNRGATGTKGKSAELQCIFSGYPLPTITWFDENDDEIVPGSGDKYMLLNYNRILRIKNLTPGDEMNYKCWGTQNYNGVIKKSAVVFLNVTGPPQANSDQMQNVVKPIGTAAKFYCNTTSLPGELEPAVPTWYFNGALITEAEVGFEQRYRKEANGKVLIVNKVQKTNTGSFQCMTSNSEGVFMRDATLVVIDPIVVTYTPPEEMELLPEEVKYLAVDATTDPLFTLKYSWSFTNKDGDIFYNNDVGDNFGSNFPEELVLSSDRSNLTLNGANLEGGEIFKLVGSYKLRVFHDHEEKTYFSEVTTDDSINPAPVVVTTAGGFNPIIIAIILGVIVLFIVIFLIVCLLYRNRGGTYPLDKKELAAGHDPEKELANSGFHDLSRADGFDDEKPTNDRMSLNDSDKDYDSDDDLDQEYGIDFDTSKFNEDGSFIGQYTDSKRHPPNQSVV from the exons ATGTTTTCTATATACCTTCTCCTCCTGGGGAGCAGCGTGTTATTATCCAATGCCCAGT TGGTACAGCCTCCGTCAATGAAGAGCACATTCCAACAGACTTACTACCTGGCTGATCATGGGAAGGTGGAGTTCAGTGTGGCGTGTAAAGCTAGTGGTAACCCAAC GTACCGATGGGAAGTGGACGGTATTACGATTCATAACCACATGTTTAGGAACTTGTATTCAAATGGTTCCCTGTTCATCAGCGTGTCCAATGACACCTTCAGTCCATACGGTGTCTACCAGTGCTTTGCCAACAACTCTGCAGGCTCCGCCATGTCCATCAAATTCACCCTCACCAAACCTA GACTCACTGGTTTCCCGACCAGTCCAACTGTAGATCTCCCCAGAGCTAATGAATATGACTACCAAAGAATCAAGTGTAACTCCCGCCCAACATGTAAACCCGACTGGGCCTGCAGTACGGAGTGGAAGATTGGCACCGGGACTGAAAACAGCATAGATAGTACTGGACCACGTGTCGCTCTTGATGGAGAGG GTACCTTACATTTCCTGTATCTCCTAAGGACGGATCAACTACAGTCAGGTCTGTACTATGGCTGTGGAGTGTGGAACCAAGTAATGTCTCTCCTGACCAAGGGTAGTCACACCACACTCAGTATCACCAGTGTCG ATAATCCAGGCCTTAAGGATATGGAGCTAAAATATAACAGAGGAGCAACGGGCACCAAAGGAAAATCAGCCGAATTACAGTGTATTTTCTCTGGCTa TCCATTGCCAACAATCACATGGTTTGACGAGAACGATGATGAAATAGTTCCTGGAAGCGGAGATAAATACATGCTGTTGAATTACAACAGGATACTGAGAATAAAGAATCTGACACCTGGAGATGAAATGAATTACAAGTGTTGGGGCACACAGAACTATAATGGAGTTATCAAAAAGTCTGCAGTGGTTTTCCTTAACGTGACAG GTCCACCTCAGGCGAATAGTGATCAGATGCAAAATGTTGTCAAACCCATAGGAACTGCTGCCAAGTTTTATTGTAACACTACTTCTCTACCAGGCGAGCTGGAACCTGCCGTACCCACTTGGTACTTCAACGGGGCTCTAATTACTGAAG CTGAGGTTGGTTTTGAACAACGCTACAGAAAAGAGGCAAATGGAAAAGTCCTGATCgtcaataaagtacagaaaacaAACACCGGCAGTTTCCAGTGTATGACTTCTAACAGCGAAGGTGTCTTCATGCGTGATGCGACGCTTGTCGTTATAG ACCCCATCGTGGTTACTTACACTCCTCCAGAGGAAATGGAACTGCTACCGGAGGAAGTGAAATACCTCGCAGTAGATGCCACAACCGACCCCCTGTTTACACTGAAGTACAGCTGGTCCTTTACAAACAAGGATGGTGACATCTTCTATAATAACGATGTTGGAGATAACTTTGGTTCCAACTTCCCAGAAGAGCTGGTACTGTCCAGTGATAGATCCAACCTAACACTTAACGGTGCTAACTTAGAAGGAGGAGAAATATTCAAACTTGTAGGTTCCTACAAACTCCGTGTTTTCCATGACCATgaagagaaaacatatttttccgAGGTGACCACTGATGACAGCATCAATC CTGCTCCTGTTGTGGTGACTACTGCCGGAGGTTTCAACCCGATCATCATTGCAATCATCCTAGGCGTCATCGTCCTTTTCATTGTCATCTTCCTCATCGTCTGTCTCCTCTACAGAAATAGAGGTGGTACCTATCCAT tggaCAAAAAAGAATTGGCAGCTGGACATGACCCGGAGAAAGAACTGGCTAACAGTGGTTTCCATGATCTGTCAAGAGC GGACGGTTTTGATGATGAGAAACCCACCAATGATAGAATGTCCCTAAACGACAGCGACAAGGACTACGACAGTGACGATGACCTAGACCAGGAATATGGCATTGACTTCGACACTTCAAAGTTCAATGAAGATGGCTCTTTCATTGGTCAATACACCGACAGCAAACGTCACCCTCCAAACCAGTCAGTCGTCTAA
- the LOC117316869 gene encoding neurofascin-like isoform X1 encodes MFSIYLLLLGSSVLLSNAQWDMEDLVQPPSMKSTFQQTYYLADHGKVEFSVACKASGNPTYRWEVDGITIHNHMFRNLYSNGSLFISVSNDTFSPYGVYQCFANNSAGSAMSIKFTLTKPRLTGFPTSPTVDLPRANEYDYQRIKCNSRPTCKPDWACSTEWKIGTGTENSIDSTGPRVALDGEGTLHFLYLLRTDQLQSGLYYGCGVWNQVMSLLTKGSHTTLSITSVDNPGLKDMELKYNRGATGTKGKSAELQCIFSGYPLPTITWFDENDDEIVPGSGDKYMLLNYNRILRIKNLTPGDEMNYKCWGTQNYNGVIKKSAVVFLNVTGPPQANSDQMQNVVKPIGTAAKFYCNTTSLPGELEPAVPTWYFNGALITEAEVGFEQRYRKEANGKVLIVNKVQKTNTGSFQCMTSNSEGVFMRDATLVVIDPIVVTYTPPEEMELLPEEVKYLAVDATTDPLFTLKYSWSFTNKDGDIFYNNDVGDNFGSNFPEELVLSSDRSNLTLNGANLEGGEIFKLVGSYKLRVFHDHEEKTYFSEVTTDDSINPAPVVVTTAGGFNPIIIAIILGVIVLFIVIFLIVCLLYRNRGGTYPLDKKELAAGHDPEKELANSGFHDLSRADGFDDEKPTNDRMSLNDSDKDYDSDDDLDQEYGIDFDTSKFNEDGSFIGQYTDSKRHPPNQSVV; translated from the exons ATGTTTTCTATATACCTTCTCCTCCTGGGGAGCAGCGTGTTATTATCCAATGCCCAGT GGGATATGGAGGACC TGGTACAGCCTCCGTCAATGAAGAGCACATTCCAACAGACTTACTACCTGGCTGATCATGGGAAGGTGGAGTTCAGTGTGGCGTGTAAAGCTAGTGGTAACCCAAC GTACCGATGGGAAGTGGACGGTATTACGATTCATAACCACATGTTTAGGAACTTGTATTCAAATGGTTCCCTGTTCATCAGCGTGTCCAATGACACCTTCAGTCCATACGGTGTCTACCAGTGCTTTGCCAACAACTCTGCAGGCTCCGCCATGTCCATCAAATTCACCCTCACCAAACCTA GACTCACTGGTTTCCCGACCAGTCCAACTGTAGATCTCCCCAGAGCTAATGAATATGACTACCAAAGAATCAAGTGTAACTCCCGCCCAACATGTAAACCCGACTGGGCCTGCAGTACGGAGTGGAAGATTGGCACCGGGACTGAAAACAGCATAGATAGTACTGGACCACGTGTCGCTCTTGATGGAGAGG GTACCTTACATTTCCTGTATCTCCTAAGGACGGATCAACTACAGTCAGGTCTGTACTATGGCTGTGGAGTGTGGAACCAAGTAATGTCTCTCCTGACCAAGGGTAGTCACACCACACTCAGTATCACCAGTGTCG ATAATCCAGGCCTTAAGGATATGGAGCTAAAATATAACAGAGGAGCAACGGGCACCAAAGGAAAATCAGCCGAATTACAGTGTATTTTCTCTGGCTa TCCATTGCCAACAATCACATGGTTTGACGAGAACGATGATGAAATAGTTCCTGGAAGCGGAGATAAATACATGCTGTTGAATTACAACAGGATACTGAGAATAAAGAATCTGACACCTGGAGATGAAATGAATTACAAGTGTTGGGGCACACAGAACTATAATGGAGTTATCAAAAAGTCTGCAGTGGTTTTCCTTAACGTGACAG GTCCACCTCAGGCGAATAGTGATCAGATGCAAAATGTTGTCAAACCCATAGGAACTGCTGCCAAGTTTTATTGTAACACTACTTCTCTACCAGGCGAGCTGGAACCTGCCGTACCCACTTGGTACTTCAACGGGGCTCTAATTACTGAAG CTGAGGTTGGTTTTGAACAACGCTACAGAAAAGAGGCAAATGGAAAAGTCCTGATCgtcaataaagtacagaaaacaAACACCGGCAGTTTCCAGTGTATGACTTCTAACAGCGAAGGTGTCTTCATGCGTGATGCGACGCTTGTCGTTATAG ACCCCATCGTGGTTACTTACACTCCTCCAGAGGAAATGGAACTGCTACCGGAGGAAGTGAAATACCTCGCAGTAGATGCCACAACCGACCCCCTGTTTACACTGAAGTACAGCTGGTCCTTTACAAACAAGGATGGTGACATCTTCTATAATAACGATGTTGGAGATAACTTTGGTTCCAACTTCCCAGAAGAGCTGGTACTGTCCAGTGATAGATCCAACCTAACACTTAACGGTGCTAACTTAGAAGGAGGAGAAATATTCAAACTTGTAGGTTCCTACAAACTCCGTGTTTTCCATGACCATgaagagaaaacatatttttccgAGGTGACCACTGATGACAGCATCAATC CTGCTCCTGTTGTGGTGACTACTGCCGGAGGTTTCAACCCGATCATCATTGCAATCATCCTAGGCGTCATCGTCCTTTTCATTGTCATCTTCCTCATCGTCTGTCTCCTCTACAGAAATAGAGGTGGTACCTATCCAT tggaCAAAAAAGAATTGGCAGCTGGACATGACCCGGAGAAAGAACTGGCTAACAGTGGTTTCCATGATCTGTCAAGAGC GGACGGTTTTGATGATGAGAAACCCACCAATGATAGAATGTCCCTAAACGACAGCGACAAGGACTACGACAGTGACGATGACCTAGACCAGGAATATGGCATTGACTTCGACACTTCAAAGTTCAATGAAGATGGCTCTTTCATTGGTCAATACACCGACAGCAAACGTCACCCTCCAAACCAGTCAGTCGTCTAA